One Ranitomeya variabilis isolate aRanVar5 chromosome 5, aRanVar5.hap1, whole genome shotgun sequence DNA window includes the following coding sequences:
- the LOC143774286 gene encoding transmembrane 4 L6 family member 5-like, translating to MCTGDCSKFIGVSLYPLCALCILCNILLLFPGWTTEAVRDPQQKLTPEVLYLGGFFGSGFLVLIPAICIQFTGRRGKCNNRCGMLVSIALAAIAVCGSLYGFITSLLGLIHGPQCYYTFIDGQQRWTSPFKLDREYIDLESSYLFHRQSWSRCTIPIGVVEFNVIFFSTIMVASAIQVILCTIQMINGLFGVLCGTCQRRLY from the exons ATGTGCACAGGAGACTGTTCAAAGTTTATCGGGGTCTCCCTGTACCCGCTCTGCGCCCTGTGCATCCTCTGTAACATATTGCTGCTCTTCCCTGGATGGACCACCGAGGCTGTGAGAGACCCCCAGCAGAAGCTCACGCCTGAAGTGCTGTATCTCGGAGGGTTTTTTGGAAGTGGATTTCTG GTCCTAATTCCTGCCATTTGCATACAGTTCACCGGTCGACGAGGGAAATGTAACAATCGATGTGGG ATGCTGGTCTCCATCGCCTTggcggccattgctgtttgtggatcCCTCTATGGATTTATCACCTCGTTGCTTGGTCTCATCCACGGCCCTCAGTGTTATTACACGTTCATCGATGGACAGCAGCGCTGGACATCCCCCTTCAAACTAGACAGGGAATATATAGA CCTGGAGAGCAGCTACCTCTTCCACAGACAGTCCTGGTCCCGATGTACCATACCGATCGGAGTGGTTGAGTTCAACGTCATCTTCTTCTCCACCATCATGGTGGCCAGCGCCATTCAAGTCATCCTCTGCACCATTCAGATGATTAACGGCTTGTTTGGCGTCCTCTGCGGGACCTGCCAACGGAGGCTATACTAG